The window TGCTTCAGGCGGTTCAGCAAGTTTTCACACCTAGAGGGACTTCTTGAAAGACCGCAGCGCGAGGGTGGCCAGAATCGCGGCAAACATGCTCAATGCCAGGAGCTGCGGGAGCAATGGTCCGAGACCTGTCCCCTTCAGGAAGATGACCTTCAGCAGCGACAAGTAGTAGCGAGCCGGGAACACAAGTGTGATGGCTCGGATGACGATTGGCATCTGGTCGATAGGAAACACAAATCCGGAAAGCAGGAAGGCGGGGAGAAAGCTGGTCACCAGCGAAATCTGGCTAGCCGCGAGTTGCGATTTGGTTGCGGCGGAAATCCAGAATCCCAGCAACAATACCGCCGCCAGAAAGAGCGAGGTGGCGAGCAGCATCAGCCAAACCGAGCCGCGGAACGGCACCTTAAACCACCACACGGCGATTACCGCGCAGAATGCGGTGTCGAGCAGGCCCAACACAAAGTACGGGACCAATTTGCCGATCATGACCTCCAACGGCGTGACGGGCGTCGATATCAGCTGCTCCATCGTGCCCCGCTCCCACTCGCGCGCCATGGTCAGCGAGGTCAGGAAGGTTCCCACCACTACCATCACCAGCACCACCACCCCGGGCACGATGAAGTTGCTGCTGTCGAGGTCCTCGTTGAACCAGGTGCGCGAATCGATCGAAATTGGAGCCTGGATTTCCGTCAGGCCATGGGACTGAAAATACTGAATTTGGACGTCTGCCGAATATCCCGCCACGACCGATTCGGCGTAGCCGAAGATCAGGTTGGCGGTATTGTCGTCGATAGCATCGACGATCCCCTGCACCTCGACGGTGCCGCCCTTGCGAAGCTGCTCGGAGAAGTCGTTGGGTATGACCACACCGAGACTGCAATGCCCCGAATCGATCGCGGCAGTCAGACTGCGATAGTCGCTATTCACCATGACAATTCGAAAGTACTGCGAGGCCTGGAAATGCTTGAGCAGGTCCTGGCTCTGCTGGCTGCCCTCGCGATCAAAGACGCACACCGGCACGTTCTTCTGATCGAGACTGATTCCATTCCCCATCAGCACCATCAGCATCACCGGCATGAGAAACACGATCGCGAGGCTGCGCGGATCGCGGCGAATCTGCACCACTTCCTTGCGCCCGATCGCGAGTACGCGATTCAGGTTCATGGCTGCTCCCGGCGAACCTCACTCGCGGGCGCCCCGGAACCATTGCGCTCGTCGCCGGTCAGCGCCACAAAAGCGTCTTCCAGGCTAGGGCGGATTCGTGCGATACGGCGAACCTGGACGCCGCCCGCCTCCATCGCGGCCCGCATAGTCGGCATCGCTTCGTCGCCATCGCCCACGACAATGTGAAGTGCATTGCCGAACACCGCCGCATCGCGAACACCCCTGACGGCCTTGACGAGCTCGAGCGCGCGCCCCAGCGGTGCGGCCTCGATCGCCAGCAAGTCGCCGTTGACCGAATTGAGCTTGAGCTGGTTTGGCGTGCCAAGGGCGATGAGGCGGCCATTGAAGATCAGTGCGAGGCGATTGCAGTATTCCGCTTCATCCATGTAGTGCGTGGTGACAAAAACGGTAACGCCCGCTGCGCTCAGCTCCTGAATCAATTCCCAGAATCG of the Candidatus Binataceae bacterium genome contains:
- a CDS encoding ABC transporter permease; the protein is MNLNRVLAIGRKEVVQIRRDPRSLAIVFLMPVMLMVLMGNGISLDQKNVPVCVFDREGSQQSQDLLKHFQASQYFRIVMVNSDYRSLTAAIDSGHCSLGVVIPNDFSEQLRKGGTVEVQGIVDAIDDNTANLIFGYAESVVAGYSADVQIQYFQSHGLTEIQAPISIDSRTWFNEDLDSSNFIVPGVVVLVMVVVGTFLTSLTMAREWERGTMEQLISTPVTPLEVMIGKLVPYFVLGLLDTAFCAVIAVWWFKVPFRGSVWLMLLATSLFLAAVLLLGFWISAATKSQLAASQISLVTSFLPAFLLSGFVFPIDQMPIVIRAITLVFPARYYLSLLKVIFLKGTGLGPLLPQLLALSMFAAILATLALRSFKKSL